The following coding sequences are from one Microbulbifer sp. TB1203 window:
- the ftsW gene encoding putative lipid II flippase FtsW, which translates to MEKTVDTRYDWLLPFCVLALASIGIVMVASASIAFAADIYQDPWFFLKRHLLFLGVGIAVALVVSQVPLSVWSGLSWPLLLFACLLLLAVLVPGIGREVNGSRRWLALGAITVQPAEVAKFCLLVFFASFLTRRNQQLRHWSSFMVPVVILGVVAVQLLLQPDFGSVVVISGTVLAMVFLAGARLPHTFLLVGLAACALALMAMVSPYRLQRLTTFLDPWRDQFASGYQLTQSLIAFGRGEWFGVGLGNSVQKLFYLPEAHTDFIFAILSEEWGMAGGLVVIGLFVALTWSLLRLVRQALAQQKFFAALLAFGIAVLLAGQAFVNMGVASGLLPTKGLTLPFVSSGGSSLVVCCALFALALRVQWELNSAVDSEMSGEDKVRHLPIFNPLQLGDRSIKGEAA; encoded by the coding sequence ATGGAAAAGACAGTGGATACCCGCTACGACTGGCTGCTGCCATTTTGCGTACTGGCGCTGGCGAGTATCGGCATTGTGATGGTGGCCTCCGCGTCCATCGCCTTCGCCGCGGATATTTATCAGGACCCCTGGTTTTTCCTCAAGCGCCACCTGTTATTTCTCGGCGTCGGAATCGCGGTTGCGCTGGTGGTGAGCCAGGTGCCGCTGTCGGTGTGGTCGGGGCTGTCCTGGCCGCTGCTGTTGTTCGCCTGCCTGCTGCTGCTGGCGGTACTGGTCCCCGGTATCGGCCGCGAGGTCAACGGCAGCCGGCGCTGGCTGGCGCTGGGTGCGATCACCGTACAGCCGGCGGAGGTTGCCAAGTTCTGCCTGCTGGTGTTTTTCGCCAGCTTTCTGACCCGCCGCAATCAGCAGCTGCGCCACTGGAGCAGCTTTATGGTACCGGTGGTGATTCTCGGAGTGGTGGCGGTGCAGTTGCTGCTGCAGCCGGATTTCGGTTCCGTGGTGGTGATTTCCGGCACGGTGCTGGCGATGGTCTTCCTCGCCGGCGCGCGCCTGCCACACACATTTTTATTGGTGGGCCTGGCAGCCTGCGCGCTGGCGCTGATGGCAATGGTGAGCCCCTACCGGTTGCAGCGTTTGACCACTTTCCTGGACCCCTGGCGGGACCAGTTTGCCAGCGGCTACCAGCTCACCCAGTCGCTGATCGCATTCGGTCGCGGCGAATGGTTCGGCGTGGGCCTGGGCAACAGTGTGCAGAAATTGTTTTACCTGCCCGAGGCGCACACGGATTTTATTTTCGCGATTCTGTCCGAGGAGTGGGGCATGGCCGGTGGCCTGGTGGTGATCGGCCTGTTCGTTGCGCTCACCTGGTCGCTGCTGCGCCTGGTGCGGCAAGCCCTGGCGCAGCAGAAATTTTTCGCCGCGCTGCTCGCTTTCGGTATTGCGGTGCTGTTGGCAGGGCAGGCGTTTGTAAATATGGGTGTGGCATCGGGCCTGCTGCCCACGAAAGGGCTGACCCTGCCGTTCGTCAGTTCCGGCGGCAGCAGCCTGGTAGTCTGCTGCGCGCTGTTCGCGCTGGCGCTGAGGGTGCAGTGGGAATTGAACAGTGCCGTGGACAGCGAGATGTCCGGTGAAGACAAGGTGCGCCATCTGCCGATATTCAACCCGTTGCAGCTGGGCGACCGCAGTATAAAAGGGGAGGCGGCCTGA
- the murG gene encoding undecaprenyldiphospho-muramoylpentapeptide beta-N-acetylglucosaminyltransferase, with product MDENTAPFSGKKFLVMAGGTGGHVFPALAVARALIEHGAEVEWLGTERGIEAQLIPDMGIPLRFITVEGVRGKGKLALLKAPLQISRAIWQAREIVKEIKPDAVLGFGGFVTGPGGVAARLCRVPLIIHEQNAVAGTTNRLLAHIASRVLEAFPSGLPGGRQVGNPVRAEITQLPEPAARIGRERPLRLLILGGSLGAVAINELVPQAVSLLDESLRPRIVHQAGQRHLDVAGEAYRQANVQAEVVPFIADMAAAYADADLIICRSGALTVSEIAAAGVGAIMVPFPFAIDDHQTKNGEWLQAAGAAVVIQQDTLSAEKLAELLEEFLTQPEKLLAMAQAARRVAKIDATEQVLAACREEIGC from the coding sequence ATGGACGAAAATACAGCGCCGTTCTCCGGAAAAAAATTCCTGGTCATGGCCGGCGGCACCGGCGGTCATGTATTTCCCGCGCTGGCGGTAGCGCGCGCTCTGATCGAGCACGGGGCAGAGGTGGAGTGGCTGGGTACCGAGCGTGGTATCGAGGCGCAGCTGATTCCTGATATGGGAATTCCACTGCGCTTTATTACCGTGGAGGGCGTGCGCGGCAAGGGCAAGTTGGCCCTGTTGAAGGCGCCGTTGCAAATTTCCCGCGCGATCTGGCAGGCGCGGGAGATCGTCAAAGAGATAAAGCCGGATGCGGTGCTGGGTTTTGGCGGTTTCGTCACCGGCCCCGGTGGCGTGGCTGCGCGCCTGTGCCGCGTGCCGCTGATTATTCACGAACAGAATGCGGTGGCCGGCACCACCAATCGCCTGCTGGCGCACATCGCCAGCCGCGTGCTGGAGGCCTTTCCCAGCGGGCTTCCCGGCGGCCGCCAAGTGGGCAACCCGGTGCGCGCGGAGATCACGCAGCTGCCGGAACCGGCTGCGCGTATCGGCCGGGAGCGGCCATTGCGGCTGCTGATACTGGGCGGCAGCCTGGGTGCGGTGGCCATCAACGAACTGGTGCCGCAGGCGGTGTCGCTGCTGGACGAATCATTGCGCCCGCGCATTGTGCACCAGGCGGGCCAGCGCCACCTGGACGTGGCGGGCGAAGCCTACCGACAGGCGAATGTGCAGGCGGAAGTGGTGCCGTTTATTGCGGATATGGCCGCAGCCTATGCAGATGCGGACCTGATTATCTGCCGCTCCGGCGCATTGACCGTTTCGGAAATCGCCGCGGCGGGTGTGGGCGCGATTATGGTGCCTTTCCCCTTCGCCATCGACGATCACCAGACCAAGAACGGCGAGTGGCTGCAAGCGGCGGGAGCGGCAGTGGTGATACAGCAGGACACGCTGAGCGCGGAGAAGCTGGCCGAGCTGCTGGAAGAATTTTTGACGCAGCCGGAAAAGTTATTGGCGATGGCTCAGGCGGCCCGTCGGGTAGCGAAAATTGATGCGACGGAGCAGGTGCTTGCCGCCTGTCGCGAAGAGATAGGGTGTTGA
- the murC gene encoding UDP-N-acetylmuramate--L-alanine ligase → MSLVEPTVQQNGYSVPAMRRIRRIHFIGVGGAGMSGIAEVLQNQGYEVSGSDLRESPVTGRLRELGVKVQIGHSEDNIRGVDVVVNSSAIHSDNPELAAARKKRIPVVRRAEMLGELMRYRYGIAVAGTHGKTTTTSLIASIFAADKKDPTFVIGGLVNSAGANASLGESRYLIAEADESDASFIHLQPMVTVVTNIDADHMETYGGDFGKVKQIFIDFVHNLPFYGLAVVCGDDPNVREVIPKLSRPVSTYGFEEGNDYRIREVKQEPLRSHFSVQRPDGSLLDVCVNTPGIHNVLNATAAIAVATDEGIGDDAIREGLRGFQGVGRRFQIYGQYSVTDDGDAEKVMLVDDYGHHPREVAATIQTVRDGWPERRLVMVYQPHRYTRTRDLFEDFVQVLSQVDKLILLDVYSAGESPIPGADGRTLARSLRNRGQVDPIFIEEVEQVPPVLADLLEPGDIVLTQGAGNVGTLAQQLAAWRLGDKEE, encoded by the coding sequence ATGTCTCTGGTAGAACCCACAGTGCAACAAAACGGCTACAGCGTACCCGCGATGCGCCGCATTCGCCGCATCCATTTTATCGGTGTCGGCGGTGCCGGCATGAGCGGTATCGCCGAAGTGCTGCAGAATCAGGGGTACGAGGTTTCCGGTTCCGACCTGCGCGAATCCCCGGTGACCGGACGGCTTCGCGAGCTGGGCGTAAAAGTCCAGATCGGCCACAGCGAGGACAATATTCGCGGGGTGGATGTAGTGGTGAATTCCTCTGCAATTCACAGCGATAATCCGGAACTGGCGGCGGCACGGAAGAAGCGCATACCCGTGGTACGCCGTGCGGAGATGCTGGGAGAGTTGATGCGCTACCGCTACGGCATCGCGGTGGCTGGTACTCACGGCAAGACCACTACCACCAGTTTGATCGCGTCGATTTTCGCCGCGGACAAGAAAGATCCGACGTTCGTGATCGGCGGCCTGGTGAACAGCGCCGGCGCCAATGCGTCACTGGGAGAAAGCCGTTACCTGATCGCCGAGGCGGACGAGAGCGATGCCTCATTTATCCATCTGCAGCCGATGGTGACGGTGGTGACCAATATCGATGCCGACCATATGGAGACTTACGGCGGCGACTTCGGAAAGGTCAAACAGATATTTATCGATTTCGTACACAACCTGCCGTTCTACGGCCTGGCGGTGGTGTGTGGCGACGACCCCAATGTTCGCGAGGTGATACCGAAGCTGTCGCGGCCGGTGTCCACTTACGGTTTCGAAGAGGGCAATGATTACCGCATACGCGAGGTGAAGCAGGAGCCGTTGCGCAGCCATTTCAGTGTGCAGCGTCCCGACGGCAGCCTGCTGGACGTGTGTGTGAACACCCCCGGTATTCACAATGTGCTGAATGCCACTGCGGCGATTGCCGTGGCCACCGACGAGGGGATCGGGGACGATGCCATTCGCGAGGGGCTGCGGGGGTTCCAGGGCGTGGGCCGGCGTTTCCAGATCTACGGCCAGTATTCCGTGACCGATGACGGCGATGCGGAAAAGGTCATGCTGGTGGACGACTACGGCCACCATCCGCGGGAAGTGGCGGCGACGATTCAGACAGTGCGCGACGGCTGGCCGGAACGGCGTTTGGTCATGGTCTACCAGCCGCACCGCTATACCCGCACGCGGGACCTGTTCGAGGATTTTGTGCAGGTGTTGTCGCAGGTGGATAAGTTGATCCTGTTGGACGTGTACAGCGCCGGCGAGTCGCCCATACCCGGTGCGGACGGCCGTACCCTGGCGCGGAGCCTGCGCAATCGCGGCCAGGTGGACCCGATTTTTATCGAGGAAGTGGAGCAGGTACCCCCGGTGCTCGCGGACCTGCTGGAGCCGGGCGATATCGTGCTGACCCAGGGGGCCGGCAATGTGGGCACACTGGCGCAGCAGCTGGCGGCCTGGCGTCTGGGTGACAAGGAAGAGTGA